From the Cryptosporidium parvum Iowa II chromosome 2, whole genome shotgun sequence genome, one window contains:
- a CDS encoding apicomplexan protein with signal peptide and 3 transmembrane domains, giving the protein MINSLFQLLFGILLMILDVPGSPRWSARGRALIRKEARFLTHLTGKSLCLLFLSCLTSTTLWPQRRGAGVLALLAFLTSIAVAGVAIIGLLISLQKSVRLERVRKNIITTKTSTVADVYRRYAIADPVYGMQFEEFSRMAADYTNGRQQFGVTDLSIIYNALDENQKSGINEREFSEWVNGSTVYL; this is encoded by the coding sequence ATGATCAATTCCCTATTCCAACTcttatttggaattttatTGATGATTCTCGATGTTCCTGGAAGCCCACGTTGGTCGGCAAGAGGTAGAGCATTGATTAGGAAAGAAGCAAGGTTTTTAACCCATTTAACAGGAAAGAGCCTTTGCCTTTTATTTCTTAGTTGCCTTACATCCACTACACTCTGGCCTCAAAGGAGAGGGGCAGGAGTACTAGCACTTCTGGCCTTTCTGACTTCTATTGCAGTTGCTGGGGTTGCAATTATTGGATTATTGATATCTTTGCAAAAAAGTGTAAGGCTTGAAAGAGTTaggaaaaatattatcacaACAAAAACATCAACTGTAGCTGATGTATATAGAAGATATGCGATCGCAGATCCAGTGTACGGAATgcaatttgaagaatttagTAGAATGGCAGCAGATTATACTAACGGAAGACAACAGTTTGGAGTTACTGATTTAAGCATTATATACAATGCTTTAGACGAAAACCAAAAGAGTGGAATAAATGAAAGAGAATTTTCAGAGTGGGTAAATGGCTCTACTGTTTATCTATAG
- a CDS encoding hypothetical protein (3+ transmembrane domain) — MYGNRDKEIGVFQEKIEHSGEIVDATLAEFNVKYQTLFFIATLVLSIAGFFSAIYSLFGLRITNFVNSCLQLIVGVLLLLLDIPGQPRWSAKFRSDIRRQARILSKLTGKSLSLLFLSCLCSTTLRTNNRGPMIISMFSKTKSKSPGLFLLTFLVCLLTSSVAVLGLLISFEKGIRLNRIKKSVISSYTSVGACNTIEIYRSYALSDPLFGMLGDEFNRLISDRTDNNYQFSQDELSIIFNALDDNQKGSINEREFVEFFSSRFTLV, encoded by the coding sequence atgtaTGGAAATAGAGATAAGGAAATAGGAGTATTTCAAGAGAAGATAGAGCACAGTGGGGAGATAGTGGATGCTACTTTGGCGGAATTTAATGTGAAATATCAAACATTATTCTTTATTGCGACTCTTGTTCTGTCTATAGCAGGATTTTTTTCTGctatatattcattatttggGTTAAGGATCACAAACTTTGTAAATTCTTGCCTTCAGTTAATTGTAGGAGtgcttttattattgttggATATTCCTGGGCAACCAAGATGGAGCGCAAAGTTTAGAAGCGATATTAGACGTCAAGCAAGGATTTTATCAAAGTTAACAGGGAAATCTCTTTCCCTCTTGTTTTTGTCATGCCTATGCTCAACCACTCTGAGAACAAATAATAGGGGCCCAATGATAATTTCTATGTTTTCGAAAACAAAGTCAAAATCTCCTGGATTATTTTTACTAACATTCTTGGTTTGTTTACTTACTTCATCCGTTGCAGTATTGGGTCTCCTTATTTCTTTTGAGAAAGGAATAAGACTGAATAGAATTAAGAAGAGTGTCATATCGAGTTATACAAGTGTTGGAGCTTGCAATActattgaaatatatagaAGTTATGCTCTTTCTGATCCATTATTTGGAATGCTTGGCGATGAGTTCAATAGATTAATAAGTGACAGAACAGATAACAATTATCAATTTTCTCAAGATGAGCTGagcattatttttaatgcaTTGGATGACAACCAAAAAGGatcaattaatgaaagggagtttgttgaatttttttcatctaGATTTACACTAGTGTAG